The genomic window CGTTTTATGCGATACTGTAAAGAATTGGTGTGAATGTGCAGTGCTTTTGCTGTTGTGACCAGATGATTATCATTTTTTAAATACTCATCTAAGGTCTTCAGTAAATTCGTTTGATTTTGCCGATCATATCGTTTTAATTGTTCAATAGCCGGATGCTTACTACTTACATAAGCTTTTTCTTCGTACGGTCCAACGTAGCGCATTGCCCCAGACTGATAATAAAACAGCTGACTGTTTAGTTCTTCTTTAAAACGATCTTTTAACGCGAGCATTGCTTTGGCTTGCTCATACGATTTTGCCATACCTTCTAGAGAGCGATCAGGATTTCCGCAAGCTAGTGAAAGGGTTAAGGGCATCGCGGTTTGAATAGTATGAACGGGAAGCGTTACAGTAGCATGCACCACCATAGCAATAAAGTATCGTCCATCAAACATATAGAGAGGAGCATGAGGTTGCACAAGTTGCTCGACTTTCATTAAATGCTCTGCCTTACTATGTAAATCAATCATTAAAATACATTTTTCATTTGTTTGGTCCACCCAAGACACAGGTAAATCGAAAGGCATATACGTATTCGTCATAACTTTCCAAAGCTTCTCTTCTTTCGTAGGTGCGAGCTGCTCTCGATCATACATAGAAAAATAAGTACTTGCTTTTACCGCTACTTTCTTTAGCCATTGTTGCTCGAATACAGTTAGAGATCGAGTTGTTTCAGATACCCAAATGTACCCAATCACAATATTTGAACCATCTCTAATTGAAAGAGCAACGCGCTTTCCTAGTCCAAACTCTTCGATTCCAGCAATTAATAGTGGCTCAGCTGACTGGTTTAGTGCCGTCATAACACCATCTTTCCAAAATCGATGAATGAGCTTATCAGGAACTTTCCTACCAATAATAGTTGAAATTCTTGCCGAATCTGTTCCTTCACCATGTTCAGAATAAGCGAGCAAGTGATGATGCTTGTTTTCAATCGTAATGGGGCAAGCAAGCAATTTACCTAAACTTTCGACGAACGAATCTAAATGTGTATAGGTTTTGGTTAAAAATAGTTTGTATGCATCTGTCATCACAAACCCTACTTTCTCTTTCATTCATTCAATCTAAGTATAGCAAATTCTTGCTTGCATTTCTCTATTTAATCGTTGTTGCCAAAGGCTTGAAGCGCTCGTTTTCTCGCCGACTGATGATCAATAATTGGCTTTACATACGCAGCACAACCATACTCTTCTCGTTCCTCTTCACTTAAATCATGAGGCATATGAATCGCCTTTGTCGGCACATCTTTTAGTTCTTTTACATACGAACGAATAAAACGTCCATACGGGTCAAACCGTTCTGATTGACGATACGGATTAAAGATCCTAAAATACGGAACTGCATCGGTACCTGTTGATGCCGCCCATTGCCAGCCGCCAATATTTGAAGCTGGATCATAGTCGATAAGACGTTCAGCAAAATAGCGCTCTCCTAAACGCCAGTCAATCAATAAATGCTTCGTAAGAAAAGAAGCCACAACCATTCGTAAGCGGTTGTGCATCCAGCCAGTTTCGTTCAACTGCCGCATTGCTGCATCAACGAGAGGATAGCCGGTTTTGCCTTCCTTCCAAGCCTGCAATTGCTCTTCATCTGATCGCCAATCAAGCCCTTGATAAGTCGATTTAATTTCTAGGTTATCACTCTTTGGATAGTGCACATAAATCATATTATAGAAATCACGCCATGCTAATTCCTGTATAAACGTTTCAACACCTGAATCGTCTTTTAGTTGCTCTCTTTTTTCTTCAGCCATTTGATAGACAGTTCGAATGGATAAAGCACCCGTTCTTAAAAATTTTGATAATCGACTTGTCCCTTCGATTTCTGGATAGTCACGATCTTTCTTATACGATTCAATGGTATCGTCAATAAAGGATTGCAGGTATTCTCGCGCACATTGCTCTCCAGCCTCTTGTTTCCATTTGCCTGTTTTTTGCTGCATGATTCGTTTATACGCATCCTCACCGGCTTCATGTTTTGGCTTTTTAGATAGACTCTTTTGCCGTAAGGAAGATTCGTCTATACAGACTGGCTCTGGTTTATGGAGCTGTCGCCATTTTTTATAATACGGCGAGAATACTTTGTAATGAGTATCATCTTCTTTTAAAACGTCATGAGCGCCATGTAAATGGTGATCCATAAAGGCTTTTGTTTTTATTTGCGCAGACTTTGCCCACTTTTCAAACGCTTCATCTCGCTTCTTTCCAAAGCCCACCTCATCCCGATTGTAATAAATGGTGTGGATGGAATCCATTTTTGCCTTTAATTCGTCAAAACTCGCTTCTAGTTCACCATACAAACATAAAATAGGGAATGACAATTTATTTGCATGATCCATAAAGGCCTTTAACGTCTCATAGAAGTAATCATGTCGAACGGTAAAAGACTCTGTTAATTTTGGGTGAATATGAAAGACACCCATTAGTGTATCGTTTTGTGAACAAGCCGCTTCCGCCGAGGCAAGCGCTTGATGGTCTTGTAATCGCAAATCTCTTCGAAACCAAACAATGTGGACAGCCATTTCGTTTGCTCCTTTCATTCATGTAGTAAAAAGACGCGTTGCCGATGCAACACGCCTTTCTTTTATTCCCCTTTTTCGATTGGATAATCATGTGTAATCCAGTCACTCCATGAGCCAGGATACAGTTTAACGTTTGTAAAGCCAGCTTGTTCCAATCCTAAATAAAGTGGACATGCAGAAATTCCTGATCCGCAGTAAACAATTACTTCTTTGTTTTTGTCTCCTAGCGGTTTAAATTCTTGCTCAAGCTGTTCTTTATTCTTCCACGTACCATCTTCATTTAACACCTGTTTCCAAAATAGGCTCGCCGCCCCCGGGATATGACCAGACTTTGCATCGAGCTCTTCCTGTTCTCCAAGAAATCGGTCGTAGGCACGTGCATCCAATAAATGTGTTGCTTTTGACCGCTTGGCAACATCATCATGTGCCACTTTCATTTCGTCTCGAATGGTTGCTGAGAAGGTTGCACGTGTAGGCTTGTGTCGTTCATTCGTTGTCTGATATCCTCGTGACGTCCATTCTTTAAAGCCACCATCTAATACGTACACAGACGAATGGCCAATATAGGTCAGCATCCACCAAGCTCTCCCGGCAGCCATTCCGCCACTACCTTCATCATAAATAACGACTGGAGTAGCCTCATCAATTCCTTTACGCTCTGCCATCTCAATTATAGCACCGTCAGAAGGCAATGGATAACGACCACCTTCTTGTAAAGCTCGATCTGCCATATCTTCTACCATATCGATAAAAATCGCACCGGGAATATGTGCCTCATTGTAAAGACGCTTCCCTTTTTCTTCATCTTTTAAGTCATGTCTTGCATCTAACAACATAAACGTTTCGTCTTGTTTCATCCATTGCTGAAGTGTATCGACTGAAAGAATCATTCCTATACCTCCCATTTCTTTTCAACTTTACATAGCAACCAATTGGAAATCAATAAAAAAAGCCTGTCGACAAAGCCGACAAGCATTAATGGTTTACTGGTTTAGTAAAAACTCGGAGATTTCATTCAGATGTTGTTCAACAGAGATAGGATCATTAAAATAATAACCAATTGGATCCATCTCAAACACGCGATCATTTTCTACAGCTTCAAGCCCTTCCCAAATTGAGCTTTCATAAAGGAAATTTCCGTCCATGTTTACGGTCCAAGGTGCTGTTAAAATATAGTCACCTGCATAATCAGGAACAGCCTCTAAAGACAAGTTATTATAGCCATCTCCCTCTACAGCTTCAACAGCAGCTTCTGGCATCGATAAGTCAAATTCATTGTACATAATTTCACCACCGCGCCCCCAACCGCTTCCGTACAAATAAACATCGCTATCTGTCGGCTGTAAAATAGAAATCGTGCTATCACCTACCGCAGCTTGTACATCAGGTTTAAGATCCTCTACTTGTGCATCCCATTCGTCAATCCAGCTTTGAGCGGCCTCTTCCCGACCGAACATTTCCCCAAACTCTATAAGTTGATCTTTATACCCTAATGATGCGTAATCAACAGCAACTGTTGTTGCAATGCTTTCAAGCTGATCTAAAATTTCAGATGAGCCATAGGCAATAATTAAGTCTGGATCTAATTCAAGTACTTGTTCGACAGATACAGTGCTTGCATCACCTAGATTCTCAACACCTTCTGTATACGCTTCTAAAAACGGGCTTTCAAACACATAATCTGTTGCCGCAGCAACGTCAATCCCTAGTTCTTGTAAATAGCCAAAATAGACGTCCGCTAAAAGCACGACTCTTTCTGGATTAGCAGGTATCTCTTGCACACCATTCATCGCTTCGTATGGAATCGTCTCTGTGCCCTCTGTTGTTGAGCTACTATCGTTTTGCTCATCGGCTCCATTTCCACAAGCTGCTAACATCAGTGCACTAAGGGCAAAGGTCCCAAAAGACCATTTATGTAATTGTTTCATTTGCATGTACCTCGCTTCTATTGATAAAGATTTTCATTTTCAATAAAAGTATAATATGAAACAGAACAACGTGCAAATTTTAGCTTGAGCGCGTATATTTTTTTCATCTTTTTTAACGTACATATTGCGACAGTCTTCGGAAGACATTAAAATAAACGTTAGATTTTATGGGGGTGGTTCACTTGGAGAAAGAACATGAAACAAAATTGAAACGTACGCTTACGCTGGTACCGCTTCTTGTTATTGGCTTAGCTTACATGGATCCGTTAGTCGTTTTTGATACGTACGGTATCGTTGCTCAACTTACGGAAGGACATGTGGCAACGGCTTACTTGTTTACAATCGCAGCGCTTCTCTTAACGGCCTATAGCTATGGAAGAATGGTACAAGCTTTCCCTAAAGCGGGTTCAGCGTATACGTATGCCCAAAAAAGCATTCATCCAAATGTTGGATTTGCAGCTGGATGGACGCTCCTACTCGACTATTTATTCCTTCCAATGGTCAATTTCGCCATTGGTATGGTGTATTTGCAAGCAGCTTTCCCGCAAATACCTGCTTTTATTTGGGTTGTTCTATTAGCAACCGTCATAACGACAATTAATATTCTAGGCATTCGCCTTACCGCAAATGTAACTGGCTTATTTGTCTCTTTTCAAATTCTTGTGGCAGCGATTTTTATCTTTTTTGTTATCAAGGGGTTAGTGAATGGATTTGGTACTGGTCAGCTTTTGTCCATGATGCCTTTTTATAGTACGTCACTTGAAATGACGACTGTTTTTACCGGAGCAGCCATACTCTGCTTTTCCTTTTTAGGCTTCGATGCTATTTCAACCCTTTCAGAAGAAACAAAAAACCCAAAAAGAACGGTTCCTTTAGCCATTATTTTAGTTGTTCTTATCGGTGGTGCGTTGTTTGTTGGAGTATCCTATTTACTACAATTGGTATACCCACATTACGAATCGTTCGTTTCAGCTGAAGCAGCTTCATTGGAAATCGCTCAATATGTCGGTGGTGCTTTTCTTTACTCCCTATTCTTAGGAGGCACAATGGTCGCAGTTGTATCGTCATCAATGTCTTCTCATGCCAGTGCGTCACGTCTTTTATTTGCAATGGGTAGAGATAGCACGTTGCCTAAACGATTTTTTGGTTATTTACACCCTCGATTCAAAACGCCTGTCTTTAACATTGTCTTAATTGGCGTGCTCTCTCTGACTGCTATCTTCGGGGAACTTGAGATTATCTATTCCTTTATAAGTTTTGGCGCCTTAATTGGGTTTACGAGTGTAAATGCTTCTGTTATTGCGCACTATTTTATACGACAAAAGCAACGCTCTATAAAAGGGACCATACTCAATTTAATTATCCCTTCATTAGGAGCTATTTTCTGTTTATCTCTCTTATATTCAATTGAAACAAATGCATTAATAATCGGTCTAAGCTGGATGTTCTTAGGGCTCTTATATTTTATCTATCGCAGGAAAAAATTTGCATCCGTATAAAGGTTTGATTTATTGATTAGCAGCAAGTAAGATTAAGACTGATGCAAAAGGAGCGTATATGGATCCAATTGCTTAGGGGGTATATGTGCGACAGTTTAAGCGATCACTTTTATTCATTTTTACTTGCCTTATCACTATTTCTTTCCTTGTGTTTTACCTTTACACATCAGAAAATAGTCGTTTTTCCATCGATCATCTGGAAGAGACACTTGGTACAATGATGCGAGGAGACCATCCAGATGTTCCTATAGAAGAAATTATTTACGCTGACGAGCTCCATCCGATTGTAGCAGACAAAACGGAACAGTTAATAGAACAAGCTTCTCGAATTGGCATTTCCATTATTATTACTGATGGGTTTCGAACCGTCGAAGAGCAGGACGCCCTTTATGAGCAAGGACGCTCAACAACCGGCAACATTGTTACAAATGTTGCCGGTGGAGAATCCCTCCATAATTACGGCTTAGCCGTCGATTATGCATTACTTAATGAAAGTGGACAGCCTATTTGGGATCTTGAGTATGATGGAAATCAAAACGGTGAGAGTGACTGGATTGAAGTTGCAGACATTGCAAAAGACCTAGGATT from Shouchella hunanensis includes these protein-coding regions:
- a CDS encoding cryptochrome/photolyase family protein, producing the protein MAVHIVWFRRDLRLQDHQALASAEAACSQNDTLMGVFHIHPKLTESFTVRHDYFYETLKAFMDHANKLSFPILCLYGELEASFDELKAKMDSIHTIYYNRDEVGFGKKRDEAFEKWAKSAQIKTKAFMDHHLHGAHDVLKEDDTHYKVFSPYYKKWRQLHKPEPVCIDESSLRQKSLSKKPKHEAGEDAYKRIMQQKTGKWKQEAGEQCAREYLQSFIDDTIESYKKDRDYPEIEGTSRLSKFLRTGALSIRTVYQMAEEKREQLKDDSGVETFIQELAWRDFYNMIYVHYPKSDNLEIKSTYQGLDWRSDEEQLQAWKEGKTGYPLVDAAMRQLNETGWMHNRLRMVVASFLTKHLLIDWRLGERYFAERLIDYDPASNIGGWQWAASTGTDAVPYFRIFNPYRQSERFDPYGRFIRSYVKELKDVPTKAIHMPHDLSEEEREEYGCAAYVKPIIDHQSARKRALQAFGNND
- a CDS encoding APC family permease, giving the protein MGVVHLEKEHETKLKRTLTLVPLLVIGLAYMDPLVVFDTYGIVAQLTEGHVATAYLFTIAALLLTAYSYGRMVQAFPKAGSAYTYAQKSIHPNVGFAAGWTLLLDYLFLPMVNFAIGMVYLQAAFPQIPAFIWVVLLATVITTINILGIRLTANVTGLFVSFQILVAAIFIFFVIKGLVNGFGTGQLLSMMPFYSTSLEMTTVFTGAAILCFSFLGFDAISTLSEETKNPKRTVPLAIILVVLIGGALFVGVSYLLQLVYPHYESFVSAEAASLEIAQYVGGAFLYSLFLGGTMVAVVSSSMSSHASASRLLFAMGRDSTLPKRFFGYLHPRFKTPVFNIVLIGVLSLTAIFGELEIIYSFISFGALIGFTSVNASVIAHYFIRQKQRSIKGTILNLIIPSLGAIFCLSLLYSIETNALIIGLSWMFLGLLYFIYRRKKFASV
- a CDS encoding M15 family metallopeptidase, which codes for MMRGDHPDVPIEEIIYADELHPIVADKTEQLIEQASRIGISIIITDGFRTVEEQDALYEQGRSTTGNIVTNVAGGESLHNYGLAVDYALLNESGQPIWDLEYDGNQNGESDWIEVADIAKDLGFNWGGDWKHFVDYPHLEMTFGYSMRDIQRALNDSLSPTD
- a CDS encoding ABC transporter substrate-binding protein, translating into MKQLHKWSFGTFALSALMLAACGNGADEQNDSSSTTEGTETIPYEAMNGVQEIPANPERVVLLADVYFGYLQELGIDVAAATDYVFESPFLEAYTEGVENLGDASTVSVEQVLELDPDLIIAYGSSEILDQLESIATTVAVDYASLGYKDQLIEFGEMFGREEAAQSWIDEWDAQVEDLKPDVQAAVGDSTISILQPTDSDVYLYGSGWGRGGEIMYNEFDLSMPEAAVEAVEGDGYNNLSLEAVPDYAGDYILTAPWTVNMDGNFLYESSIWEGLEAVENDRVFEMDPIGYYFNDPISVEQHLNEISEFLLNQ
- a CDS encoding helix-turn-helix domain-containing protein, coding for MTDAYKLFLTKTYTHLDSFVESLGKLLACPITIENKHHHLLAYSEHGEGTDSARISTIIGRKVPDKLIHRFWKDGVMTALNQSAEPLLIAGIEEFGLGKRVALSIRDGSNIVIGYIWVSETTRSLTVFEQQWLKKVAVKASTYFSMYDREQLAPTKEEKLWKVMTNTYMPFDLPVSWVDQTNEKCILMIDLHSKAEHLMKVEQLVQPHAPLYMFDGRYFIAMVVHATVTLPVHTIQTAMPLTLSLACGNPDRSLEGMAKSYEQAKAMLALKDRFKEELNSQLFYYQSGAMRYVGPYEEKAYVSSKHPAIEQLKRYDRQNQTNLLKTLDEYLKNDNHLVTTAKALHIHTNSLQYRIKRITEITNIRLKDPNERTGLYLDLRDDY
- a CDS encoding sulfurtransferase, with protein sequence MILSVDTLQQWMKQDETFMLLDARHDLKDEEKGKRLYNEAHIPGAIFIDMVEDMADRALQEGGRYPLPSDGAIIEMAERKGIDEATPVVIYDEGSGGMAAGRAWWMLTYIGHSSVYVLDGGFKEWTSRGYQTTNERHKPTRATFSATIRDEMKVAHDDVAKRSKATHLLDARAYDRFLGEQEELDAKSGHIPGAASLFWKQVLNEDGTWKNKEQLEQEFKPLGDKNKEVIVYCGSGISACPLYLGLEQAGFTNVKLYPGSWSDWITHDYPIEKGE